DNA from Prunus persica cultivar Lovell chromosome G6, Prunus_persica_NCBIv2, whole genome shotgun sequence:
aaaaagggtttaatTTGTGAAAAGAAACTGATGAGGCGTGGAAGGTAAGAGGAAGTTTGGTGGAGATGGGGGTGGTTGGGATAGCGTGGCCGAAAGAAAGGGGGTCGTGTAGGATTGGGCAAAGCTAAGCtacaatttacaaaaatgACTTGAATTGTTTTGTTGGTTATTGCTTTTAGTGCAAGGGAAAGGTCGTTGCTTGTTGGGttaaacaaacatatatacgTTATACAATTTGGTggtggggagagagaggggagagagaggggagagagattCCCACCAAGGCACTGACGTCTCCACCTTCATTTTGTCTTAAACTCTTAATATTAAAAGAATTAATtaggattaattttaaaaatgaatggAGCAGATAGACGTCAACGGTTGTAATAAAGTCTAGGAGAGAACGATGAGAACAATATTTTACACACTAAAACAATGTTGTATATTACCATTTTGTTTGTTCCTCAGGTACATGAAATGGATGGGGAGTGTACGGAGTAGACCTAACGCCGGCCACGAAGGTGACGTGGGTTGCGTGCCTGTCGgttgttatttttcaattttttgttttttgttttggtcttaattattttattttattgcatgGTATGCGAAAATGTTCAAGGAGGGCGAGTTCATAAGATTGGAGccccatttattttattgcaagGTATGGGAAAATATACAATTTGGTGGTGGCCATCTCCAATAGTTGAGGCTCTAAATATAGTGGGTAGAGCCTCATTTAGAGTTCCGATAGAATATTACAGACAATGGAGGGCTCTATATTCAAGGCTCtataagtatttttttttatgatgtaatttattttacgcattaatttttgttgttattaacttattttgttttaatgtatGTTTATgttatattagtttttttttatgagcatttctacccccaaaaaaaaatcaaaatttggaaaagactaaaaacaaaaacaaaaaatgaaagtaaacacaataaaatataaagtccTAATGTTTCAAATTTGTACTTAAAAAAAGGAAGCATATTTAAATCTGGAAACATAGAACAATTGAAGTATGcccatgaaagaaaaaaaaaaaaaaaaaaaaaaaaaaagaatggaaCATTAAACGTAAGGGAAGAAAAGGACCGTTGCAACAGAAAAAGTAATTTTTAATGCTTTTCAATATGTAGGTCATGCTGGTTTTTCATGCTTTTGCAGCTTCAGCTTTTCATAATGTGGGGCCCGTTGGGGCTCTAAGGCTCTATACGAGTCCATAGAATTAGGATTATCTCCGGCCAGTTTTATGATATAGAGCCCCAAAAATTTTGTCATTGGGGATGCCTTTTTGCACTTCAGCTCTATAGTTAGGAGCCCGAAGGAGGTAGAGCCCAATTTAAGGCCTCCGTTGGGGATGGCCTTACAATAAAATATCCCTTCTATTTTATGCGTGCGGATATTTTtatgagtaatgctacacttactaCATTTTAATCATACATTTCTATAtcacatgatgtggcatgtaCATatcatatgccacatcaattaaatcaacaaagtatattttaattaagaaaattagaaaaaataaatattagaataaagcatgaaagaaaagaaaattgttaaataattttaattgatgtggatgTCCACCTCAGCTATCACATAAGGTGGTATGAGAATGTGATATACAAATGCGATAAGAGTAGtatattctttcaattttagtttttagttttcattttttgtgctagagtatagaggaaaatgaaagtgaaaataggagtgaggatgagattgagagagagaggatgagagaggAGGGGGAGGATGGAGGgatgagtaacaaaagtgaaaacaatttcaaataaatttttattttcacttttgttactcattTCTCCCATCCTCCCCTCTCATATTCCTCAATCCTATCTTCACTTTCATTCTCCTTATTTTtcctctagcacaaaaaatgaaaactaaaaataaaaattgaaatgattatcAAACGGGCTCTAAATATGCCAAATGACATGTAAAAAGGTTGTTCATTTTTTGGTGCAAAAGAAATTATTCAAAGCAATTGGCAATTTTGGCattgcataaaaaaaatacaatttattgCAAATTATTTGATGAGTGATCTACAGAGAAATTGACAAGTTATTGCTAAGGTGAGTGGAAGTCTGATCAATCAATATAGTGGTAAAGTGTTGTCAAGACTTCTTCTCACCCTCCCCTTTTACAGAATCAACATCTGACCCATTAGTTAGTGCCTTCTCAACCTCTTCCTCCACTTCCTCTACCTgcaattaaaatatatgaaaaggaaaaaagaatccaaatttaattaattaattaattacaatttgtAAAGTTAATTATGGAGTTACTAATTCACCTTGTGGATGACATCCTTGGCTAGCTCAGCCTTTTTGACTGCATCTTCAGCTAGATGTTCAACGGACTCCACAGCTTCTCTGAGCTTAGCATCCTCAGGAAGCTTGTCTTCTACCTGCTCAGCCACCTTCTCTACTTCCTCAGCCAACTCTTCCACCACCTCTGTCACAGATTCCACTGTGTCTACTGCCATGTCCACCTTGCCTGATTTAATCATACTTAGGAATTAATAACTTTAGAGAATAATTTTAATCATAACAATTATTAAGAACTTGAAAGTGTACTTTTAAGGGCCAGCAAGGGTCCCCATTTGTGTCTCAAAGAAGGTATTATTATTGACAGCATTAATCCCACAATCCAGTTTTTCCTGCACAGAAAGGCAAAAATCATAGTAAACTGATGATCAAAGAGCTGCTGATGATTTCTGTTGCCTGCCACTAACAATTAACAGactaaacacaaaaacaaaacaaaaaataataattaattaacctcACCAAGTAGATAATGGAGATTTATCTGCAGGATTTTGAGTTTCTGGTGGAGATTTTTCTGATGCCTGAGTCACCCTTCACTCCAGCCAATTTTTGGGACAATTTAGATAACTTTCAACTGAAGGATTGATGCATATAAAGATCATACTGAATTAATGGTGTATTAGTGAAGCTTACTTGGTAATTAGCAGTCTGTGATGAGCTCTGATCAATTGATGATCATATGGGAATTTGGTGAATGATGATCTTTGATAAGCCAACATGGGATGCTGCTGATCAGAAGTCAAAGGCAGGCTATGCAAAGTGGCATGGGGGACTTGGAGCTTTGTTTTTTGGCTATGGAGGGTGGACATGGGAGGGTGGAAGCCATTGATGGTTGCCATTAGATCAAATGGGAAGCAATTTCTACAACTTCAAGGCCAAAAACAGAactgagaaaagaaaatagaaatgaaaatgggtgtttttttttctaaggGCTTTGCTTATTTGATGCCAGGCCCCTACTAAGACTAGGATGTGGTACTATACTGTGAATTTGACGCATGTGCAGGTAGCTAAATAAATGAGGATGGAAAAtttaagagatatttagtaatatatttattcttagcactaataatatagataaattctacatcatttaatttttataaacaaactcaaaaaatgacaactgactctatttaatttaattttgattattaaattactttgatgccctattgagtgttttcatttttttttatgaggttttggggttaattttgttttaagaaatcaatggcagttttgtaatttaaaagaagttaaatgcctttttgttatgttgtaaatgagttttgggagtgtttctaaagtctatttcgtatagatttttttatataatttaggcTCATATATtgagtataatagtgaatctcccaaaaTTTAATTGCTTCTATCGACTAACAGGAAAACACATGTTCTAATCAttaatatagaaa
Protein-coding regions in this window:
- the LOC18773038 gene encoding uncharacterized protein LOC18773038 → MATINGFHPPMSTLHSQKTKLQVPHATLHSLPLTSDQQHPMLAYQRSSFTKFPYDHQLIRAHHRLLITKVTQASEKSPPETQNPADKSPLSTWKNWIVGLMLSIIIPSLRHKWGPLLALKSKVDMAVDTVESVTEVVEELAEEVEKVAEQVEDKLPEDAKLREAVESVEHLAEDAVKKAELAKDVIHKVEEVEEEVEKALTNGSDVDSVKGEGEKKS